One stretch of Juglans microcarpa x Juglans regia isolate MS1-56 chromosome 3D, Jm3101_v1.0, whole genome shotgun sequence DNA includes these proteins:
- the LOC121254630 gene encoding calmodulin-binding transcription activator 4-like — translation MTQLGYDIRDLFQEAQTRWLKPVEVLFILQNHEKYQLTEEPPRQPTSGSLFLFNKRVLRFFRRDGHNWRKKKDGRTVGEAHERLKVGNVEALNCYYAHGEQNSKFQRRSYWMLDPAYEHIVLVHYRDLTEGKHSPGSFALLSPGSSSSYSQSPTSYITQNPGSNSKPSDFDPYKSSSSPGLEVSSEIAIKNNGVDDLERVGRTGQKENSDELQVTQDLRRLEEQLSLDEESFKDISLFYNRYENSNDSDISEYEIKNSKQDEHAALQHGPEYIDMYYGPHAGVQNSNSLELLHNADESKGSSSWEVVFESFNPSSDVESQQKHLYTLDVNEKNLSLSRNVPKEEEHSDWLNFNVDNAENTSLLPHKDAGRFKFPEYSSAIETHEITSDYYTTLLGQDQTGMLLEANSSLTVAEKQKFTIWEISPEWGYETEATTVVIIGSFLCDPLESTWACMFGDVEVPVQIIQEGVIRCKAPCHLPGKVTLCITSGNRESCSEVREFEYRMKTRTCTYCASTNTEANKSPEELLLLVRFVQLLLSDSLVYKRDNVESEIDVLRRVKADDDSWSHVIDALLVGSGTSSGTIDWVLQELLKDKLHQWLSSRSQEGRDQTDCSLSKKEQGTIHMIAGLGFEWAINPILSSGININFRDINGWTALHWAARFGREKMVAALIASGASAGAVTDPTSQDPQGKTPASIAAASGHKGLAGYLSEAALTSHLSSLTVEESELSKGFAEVEAEMTVNSISNGSLADNGDQLSLKDTLAAVRNAAQAAARIQAAFRAHSFRKRLQRESAVSVDDYGINSDDISALSNLVFRNPREYNSAALSIQKKYRGWKGRKDFLAFRRKVVKIQAHVRGYQIRKSYKVICWAVGILDKVVLRWRRKRVGLRDFLSGTDTIDETEDEDILRVFRKKKVDLAIDEAIALVISMVESPEARWQYRRVLQRYRQVRAELGSTDSEVMGSSSLRRMKDEVMYHFP, via the exons ATGACGCAATTAG GATATGATATTAGAGACCTCTTTCAAGAAGCTCAAACCCGTTGGCTGAAGCCAGTAGAAGTGCTCTTTATTTTACAGAACCATGAGAAGTATCAGCTAACCGAGGAGCCCCCTCGACAGCCAACTA GTGGatcgttatttttatttaataagcGAGTCCTTAGGTTCTTCCGAAGAGATGGTCATAATTGGCGGAAAAAGAAGGATGGAAGAACTGTTGGGGAAGCACATGAACGCCTTAAG GTTGGAAATGTTGAAGCATTAAATTGTTATTATGCGCATGGAGAGCAGAACTCCAAATTTCAGAGGCGTAGCTATTGGATGCTGGATCC GGCATATGAGCACATTGTTCTGGTACATTACAGAGACTTAACTGAG GGAAAGCACAGTCCTGGATCTTTTGCATTGTTATCCCCAGGATCCTCTTCTAGCTACAGTCAGAGTCCTACCTCTTATATTACGCAAAATCCAGGCTCTAACTCCAAACCTAGCGACTTTGATCCTTACAAGAGTTCATCTAGCCCAGGCTTAGAAGTTAGTTCTGAGATAGCCATTAAGAATAATGGTGTGGATGACCTGGAGAGGGTGGGTAGAACAGGACAGAAAGAAAACTCCGATGAGCTTCAGGTTACTCAAGATTTGCGAAGGCTTGAGGAGCAATTAAGTTTGGATGAAGAGAGCTTCAAAGATATTAGTCTATTCTACAATCGGTATGAAAATTCAAATGATTCAGATATTTCAGAATATGAAATTAAGAACTCCAAGCAGGATGAACATGCAGCTTTACAGCACGGACCAGAATATATTGATATGTACTATGGGCCACATGCTGGAGTGCAGAACTCAAACAGCCTTGAGCTTCTTCATAATgcag ATGAAAGTAAAGGATCTTCATCTTGGGAAGTGGTGTTTGAGTCATTTAACCCTTCATCAGATGTTGAATCCCAGCAGAAGCATTTGTATACATTGGATGTAAAC GAAAAGAATCTCTCTCTTTCAAGGAATGTGCCAAAGGAAGAGGAGCATAGTGATTGGCTGAATTTCAATGTAGATAATGCTGAAAACA CTTCTTTGTTGCCGCATAAAGATGCTGGCAGGTTCAAATTTCCCGAATATTCTTCAGCAATAGAAACTCATGAAATTACTTCTGACTACTACACGACATTGCTTGGACAAGACCAAACAGGAATGCTTCTTGAAGCAAATTCAAGTTTGACTGTCGCCGAAAAACAGAAATTCACCATTTGGGAAATATCCCCCGAATGGGGTTATGAAACTGAGGCCACAACG GTCGTCATCATTGGATCTTTCCTCTGTGATCCATTGGAATCTACCTGGGCTTGCATGTTCGGTGATGTCGAAGTTCCTGTTCAGATCATTCAGGAAGGCGTCATCCGTTGCAAAGCTCCATGTCACCTTCCTGGAAAGGTGACTCTCTGCATTACTTCTGGTAATCGGGAATCCTGCAGTGAAGTCAGAGAGTTTGAGTATCGAATGAAGACAAGAACTTGCACGTACTGCGCTTCAACTAATACAGAAGCCAATAAGAGCCCTGAAGAGTTGTTGTTACTTGTTAGATTCGTGCAGTTACTTCTGTCTGATTCATTGGTATATAAAAGAGACAATGTGGAATCTGAAATTGATGTATTGAGAAGAGTCAAAGCTGATGATGATTCATGGAGTCATGTCATAGACGCTTTATTAGTTGGGAGTGGAACTTCATCCGGTACCATTGATTGGGTTCTTCAAGAGCTTCTTAAAGACAAGTTGCACCAGTGGCTTTCTTCCAGATCCCAGGAAGGACGTGACCAGACAGACTGTTCCTTGTCCAAGAAAGAGCAAGGAACAATACACATGATTGCCGGGTTGGGCTTTGAGTGGGCTATAAATCCTATTCTCAGTAGTGGAATCAATATAAATTTCCGTGACATTAATGGATGGACTGCTCTTCATTGGGCTGCACGTTTTGGAAG GGAAAAAATGGTTGCTGCACTTATTGCTTCTGGTGCATCAGCTGGGGCTGTGACTGATCCCACTTCCCAAGATCCACAAGGCAAAACCCCAGCATCCATCGCAGCTGCCAGTGGGCACAAGGGACTTGCAGGTTATCTTTCAGAGGCGGCACTAACTAGCCATCTGTCATCCCTCACAGTGGAAGAAAGTGAGCTTTCTAAAGGCTTCGCGGAGGTTGAAGCAGAAATGACTGTGAATAGCATCTCAAATGGGAGTCTCGCAGATAATGGAGATCAGCTCTCCCTTAAAGATACATTAGCTGCTGTTCGGAATGCAGCTCAGGCTGCTGCACGAATACAAGCAGCTTTCCGTGCTCATTCTTTCAGGAAAAGACTTCAGAGAGAATCTGCTGTTAGTGTAGATGACTATGGCATCAATTCCGATGACATTTCAGCTTTGTCAAACCTAGTATTTCGTAACCCACGTGAATACAATTCAGCTGCATTATCTATTCAGAAGAAGTATCGGGGTTGGAAAGGTCGAAAGGATTTCTTAGCATTTCGTCGGAAAGTTGTGAAGATACAG GCTCATGTGAGAGGTTATCAGATAAGGAAGAGTTACAAGGTCATCTGTTGGGCTGTTGGGATTCTAGACAAGGTTGTACTACGATGGCGACGGAAGAGAGTTGGTTTGCGAGATTTCCTGAGTGGGACAGATACCATTGATGAAACTGAAGATGAAGACATTCTCAGGGTGTTTCGCAAGAAGAAAGTGGATTTGGCTATTGATGAGGCCATTGCTTTGGTTATATCCATGGTTGAGTCTCCAGAGGCCCGTTGGCAATATCGTCGCGTGCTTCAAAGATACCGGCAAGTTAGG